The following coding sequences are from one Streptomyces dengpaensis window:
- a CDS encoding transcriptional regulator, translating to MPERNIEFGKFGARGIKGYEAVARQLDVLAGYITTPVTARRGLLARLHYLTRTDHARAAAREAGLTVTDRTVNAWLQGKRIPSKKNLHLIETAYRAVRRHNVARYLLGRLNAEGRGTRVEIHPLNQSQVPRPRQRVVGYRSLNVRQWDRVVEAWANDDAQALDDAWVEKIVDLGSQWGQYEYVTNVGFAA from the coding sequence ATGCCGGAAAGGAACATCGAGTTCGGTAAGTTCGGTGCCCGCGGCATCAAGGGCTATGAGGCGGTTGCCCGCCAGCTCGACGTCCTCGCCGGTTATATCACCACCCCGGTCACGGCGCGCCGCGGGTTGCTGGCACGTCTGCACTATCTGACTCGGACCGACCATGCGCGCGCCGCTGCCCGCGAGGCGGGCCTGACCGTCACCGACCGCACCGTGAACGCATGGCTGCAGGGCAAACGCATCCCCTCGAAGAAGAACCTCCACCTCATCGAGACCGCCTACCGGGCGGTGCGCCGCCACAACGTGGCCCGCTACCTCCTTGGCCGCCTCAACGCTGAAGGCCGCGGCACACGCGTGGAAATCCATCCGCTGAACCAGTCCCAGGTGCCCCGCCCGCGCCAGCGGGTGGTGGGATACCGGAGCCTGAACGTGCGTCAGTGGGACCGTGTAGTGGAAGCCTGGGCGAACGACGACGCCCAGGCACTGGATGACGCATGGGTGGAGAAGATCGTGGACCTCGGTTCCCAGTGGGGCCAGTACGAGTACGTCACCAACGTGGGCTTCGCCGCCTAG
- a CDS encoding SDR family oxidoreductase, with protein MKFTVLGGSGLIGRQVVQLLSAAGHDVVSASRSTGVDVISGKGLDEALTDADVLIDLTNSPVFDESSIEFFERSMSNVGAAAEAASVRHHVILSIVGVDQVPRLDYYRAKVTQENLLENAATPYSIVRATQFFEFVEAILSWTTEGDTVRLPTTPLQPVAGADVAAAVAAAASGNPLQGIRNVAGPEVFPLDELGRITLAARPDGRHVVTDNEAGLFAVVTGDVLTAPEGADLAPTHYRDWLQQPQPNAR; from the coding sequence ATGAAGTTCACAGTCCTGGGGGGCAGTGGTCTGATCGGCAGGCAGGTGGTCCAACTGCTGTCAGCGGCCGGCCACGACGTCGTATCCGCTTCGCGGTCCACCGGAGTCGACGTGATCAGCGGCAAGGGCCTGGACGAGGCTCTCACGGACGCCGACGTGCTGATCGACCTGACGAACTCCCCAGTATTCGATGAGTCCTCGATCGAATTCTTCGAAAGGTCGATGAGCAACGTCGGGGCCGCAGCGGAGGCGGCCAGTGTCCGCCACCACGTGATTCTGTCGATCGTCGGCGTGGACCAGGTGCCGCGGCTCGACTACTACCGCGCCAAGGTCACTCAGGAGAATCTCCTCGAGAACGCGGCGACGCCGTACTCGATCGTGCGCGCCACGCAGTTCTTCGAGTTCGTCGAAGCCATCCTGTCCTGGACCACCGAGGGTGACACCGTCCGCCTGCCGACCACCCCCTTGCAGCCGGTGGCCGGCGCCGACGTCGCCGCGGCGGTCGCAGCGGCCGCCTCCGGCAACCCGTTGCAGGGCATCCGCAATGTGGCGGGCCCTGAGGTCTTCCCCCTCGACGAGCTGGGCCGGATCACTCTGGCAGCACGCCCCGACGGCCGCCACGTGGTCACCGACAACGAGGCGGGCCTGTTCGCCGTGGTCACCGGGGACGTACTGACCGCACCGGAAGGCGCCGACCTCGCCCCGACGCACTACAGGGACTGGCTTCAGCAGCCGCAGCCGAACGCGCGCTGA